The DNA region ACTCCGACACCCCCTCTACGTCTTTTAGAGACCAGTCAGTGGAGTTGTAAACCACGCACGACTTCTCCCTAATCCACTCTCCGTATTTCCTAAACAGCTCTTGGAGATACCCGTAGCTCACTGTCGACACCGCGTCTGCCTCAACCACGCCGAACCTCTCCACGCTCCCCCCGCCCTCGTCCCACACGGCGCTGTAGTGCTCGTAACGGTGGCAACAGACCCGCCACACTGGGTGCGGCCTATCCGCCAGGCCTGACCACTCGGCGTAGTGCCATGGGAAGGAGTAGTCCCAGGACAAGTGTATCGTGAACAGCGTGGGGATGGCGAGACCCCTCCTCTCGCCAAGGTCTTTCAAGGCTATGCCGGCAGGTACGGTGGGCCAGTCGTTCATGTGTATTAGGTCGGGGGGGCCGAACCTCTCGGCAAATGCCACAACTGCCCTGGCCAGGAGAGCCGCCTTCTCCTCCGTGTACTCGTAAACGCCCCACCGGTCGAAGATGTGCCCCGTGGCGTAGTCGAGCCCCTTAAACATTACTATCTTAACGCCGTCTTGAAAAGTAATCTCTGCGCCGAGGCAGTATGGATACGCCTTCCCGTCTAGACCCCATCGCTCTCCGCAAGTTCTGAAGTCTAGGGGGTATAGGTCAAAGCCTCGGTTTGGGTCTAGGTGTCTGCCATGAGACGGCATAAGCACAGTGACGTCGTACCCCCTAGCCGCTAGGCCTACTGCGTATTGCCTAACGGCCTCGCCCAGTCCCCCCACCTTTATGAGGCCGCCGTACTCCATAGCCAAGATGTAGACTCGCCGGATGTGTTCAGGTGCTCGCATACTACACTAGGCTACCGGCTTCCTCTGGGCTTAGCATAAAAACGTCGGTTAACCACCTCCGAAGATCATCTCTATGGCGCGATTTATAGCCCCTGTCGACGTTCTTGAGATCCCTCAAGGAACAGAGCCGGACCCCCTCGGCGTAGAAGCACCTCTCATCGTTGAACACGAGTCTCTCAGCCGCCTCTCTGTTCCACGCTTCCCTTATGTACACAAACAGGGTAGCCAAGGCGGCCATGTATATGTCATGTGCTTTGTAGGCAGAGCCGTAGGGGCTGAAATAAGAGTGAACCTCGCCGGCCGGACCCATTTTCGTCGCCTGGTAGTACAAGTGATCGCTTGTAGAAAGCATCCTCCAGAGCTTCAACACCTCTCCTCCTAAGGCCTTGGCGTATGGGTAGAGCCAGCTCAGCAAAGAGAATGCATTTCGCTGGAGCTCGTTGCCTAACCAAGCCGAGAGGTCGCGTTCGTCGGCCCAGCTTATGGTGGCCCACGGCGGCACGTCGTAGACATCCCTCGGCGTGTGGCTCCTGGTTGCCTCGCTCACAGTCGCGAACTGCAGGCGGGGCCTCTTCGCGACCTCCCGCGGTAGCCACCTTAGAAACTCGTGTATTCCGCTCTCCGGCCAGTGGTGCTCGCCGAAGGTCTCGTAGTCCACGGCTATCAACACGACGTCGCCAGGTGTCGCTTCAAGCCAGGCGGCGTATTTATCCGCCGTGAGGGGCCACTGATCCCACCACCTGGCGCCGAACCTAAACCCCACGTCATCGCTGAGCCGGTAGTTCCTGACCAACACCCGCGCGTCGCACCCCCAGGCCTTGTAGACGTAGTTCGGCGACCGCCAGCCTAGCACCCAGTCCACCCCCTCAGTGACAACCGTGGAGAAGCCCATTGAGTGCAGAAAACATGCCACGTCGTTGTTGTAGATGAACTCGGTGTTCTCCGCAGCTCTTGGCTTGTAGCCTATGAGCTCCTCCACCGCCTTGACCTGCATTTCCACCTGTTCTCTGAACTCCTCCCTGTCGACAAACCAGGCCAGGCTGTGGTAATACGTCTGCGCCGCGAACTCCGCCACCTCCCTCGCCGCCATTTCCCTGAACAAGTCCAACACGTCTGGGGCCCACCTCCTCATCTGCTCAAGCGCCAAGCCGCTTACGCTGAAAGTGACCCTCAGCCCAGGCACCTCTCTCGCCGCGTCTAGCAGAATCTTCGTGGACTTGCGGTAAACTCTCTCCGAAACTCTCTCAAACACATGCCTATCCAACTCCTCGTAGAAGATCTCCCCCTCGAGGGGCTTGCTCGGGAAGACTCTATAGAGGTCTGGCCTAAGCCTCCGCGGCTGGTGCACCTCGAAAAAGAGGACAACATCCACAAATAGTGGTATAAAAAAGGTTAAAGTACATAACTGGCAGAAATCGCATGCCGGGCATATTTATTAGCATGTAATTTATTGAGTACTATGGCAGGATGGACGGGTAGAATTCTCCGTGTGGACTTAACAAGAAAAAAGGCCGTCGCCCAGGAGCTCGACGCCGCTGTGGCCAAGTCTTTTATCGGCGGTAGGGGGCTGGCTATTAAGATCCTATGGGACGAGCTCCCGCCGGGTGTGGATCCCCTGTCTCCTCACAATAAGCTGGTATTCGCCACGGGCCCTCTCACCGGGCTACCGGGGCCTAACTTCGGCAAGTTGGTAGTGGCGGCTAAAAGCCCCCTGACAAGAGGCTACGGAGACGGGAATATTGGAACGTGGGCCGCCGTAAATCTGAGAAAGGCTGGCTACGACGCGCTTGTAGTAGAAGGCAAGGCCGAGAAGCCTTCCTATATCTACATTGAAAACGACAAAGTAGAAGTGCTCGATGCTACGGAGTACTGGGGGCTCAACGCCTGGGCTGTGGAGGAGAAGTTGCAGAAAATCCACGGCAGAGACGCGGCGGTGATCACAATTGGCCCCGCCGGCGAGAATTTGGTGCGGTTCGCCACAGTCATTTCCCAAAAGGGGCGCTCGGGCGGAAGACCAGGCATGGGCGCCGTGATGGGGTCCAAAAACCTAAAGGCGATCGTCGTAAAGGGCAGGGGTGAGATTCCGCTGGCCGATAAGGCGGCGTACCAGAAGCTGGCAGTAGAGGCCGTGAGGGAGGGCTCCTCAAGCCCCAGCTACAGCTTCTGGATGCGCCAGGGTACTACATCAACTGTAGAATGGGCGCAAGAAGCAAGCGTCCTCCCCACTTACAACTTCTCCGAGGGACAATTCGACGAGTTTTCAAAAGTAGGCGGTGCCATGGTTGAGAAGTTCGAGACAGACCTCAAGTCGTGCCCTCTATGCTTCATGGCTTGTGGCCACTGGGTGCCAGCCGAGTCGGGGACCGTGGAGGTCGACTACGAGAACTTAGCCATGCTCGGCCCCAACTTGGGGATTGGCGACCTATCCAAGGTGGGGGAGCTCAACCGCATAGCGGATACCATGGGTATGGACACAATTTCCCTGGGCAACGTCTTGGGCTACGTGATGGAGGCCGCGGAGAGGGGCTACGGCGAGAAGCTGGGGTTTGAGGTAGAGTGGGGTGACTACGAGGCGGCGAAGCAACTAGCCCTCGATATAGCCTACAGACGGGGGGTAGGAGACTTACTCGCAGAAGGGGTAAAGCATATTTCAGAGAGGATAGGCGGCCAGGACTTCGCCATACACGTAAAGGGGCTTGAGGTGTCGGCTTACGACTGCCACGCCGCCCCGGCAATGGCCCTTGCCTACGCCACTTCGCCAATCGGGGCGCACCACAAAGATGCGTGGGTTATCTCGTGGGAGGTGAAGACAGACCGCTTTGGCTACACGCGGGAGAAGGCCGCTAAGGTGATAGAGCTACAACGGATTAGGGGCGGCTGGTTCGAGGCCTTTGTCGGTTGCCGCTTCCCATGGGTTGAGGTTTCGATGTCACTCGACTGGTACCCAAAGCTTTTCAAGGCCGCCACCGGCGTCGACGCCTCGCCGGAGTACTTCAACGAGGTGGGGGACCGCATCTACGCCCTCATAAGAGCCTTCTGGATTAGGGAGCACGGCGGGTGGAACAGAGAGAAGGACATGCCGCCGGCGAAGTGGTTTAAAAACCCACTGACAAGGGGCCCACTCAAGGGTGCCCACCTCGACTACCAAGGCTACAACCAGTTGTTGGACTACTACTACGAGCTCAGAGGCTGGGACAAAAACGGGGTTCCAACAAGGGAGACACTTAGCAAGCTGGGCCTCGGCTACGTCGCCAAGGAGTTAGAAAAGTACGTCGAGGTACACTAATAAACCCCCCCGGCTTTTAGCGGCCTATGATCGTATCTATAGTGCCGGAACTTGCAATAGAGGAGCTCCGTAACTTCGCCGGGGGTCTCGGCGTCCTTGAAGGCGACAAGTTCTACGCCGCGGCGAGACTCGGAGTGCCGTACACCGTCATAACCCTCTACTATCCGGAGGGCTACGTCTCGTATAGGGAGGAGAACGGGGAGCTTGTGCCGACTGCCGAGGGAAACGTGTCGGAGAAGCTCCAGCTCATAGGCTCCTCGGAGCTCCACGTGAGGGGGGAGAGAGTGGCTGTCTCATACCTCGGCTACAGGCTGGGCAGCGCCTCCGCCGTGTTTATCAGGGTGGACTCGCCTGAGTGGGCAGTAAAGGCGACGAGGAGGCTATACCAGGAGGACACGGAGGCGGAGCGGTTTTACAAATATCTAATCTTGGCGAGGGGCGCTGTGGACTACGTGGAGAGGTACATAGGCTGGGACAACGTGAAGTTCCTCGACTTACAGGAGGCGTACACAGTGCTGATTCTTTTCTTCAAGCGGCACAGCAGGGCCCGTCTAGTTATCCACACCCCGGCGCCGTGGGGCCATCCCACCTTCCACAAGAGATTTTTCAAAGACGAGTTCGGCTTCGACATGGCCATGGAGCCCGTGATCTTAACGGAGCTGGGCTTGGCGATGGCCTCCGAGGGGGTCGTGGTGTCGAAGAAGATGGTTAAGCTTACGTGCAACACCTTTCCCCATCACTGCCACAAGATTAGGCCTGCCACCAACGCTGTGGAGGTCCCGCGGTGGGAGCACCCCAAGCTGGCCAACGTGGGGGGTCTCGAAGAGTTTAAAAAGGCTAGGGAGGAGGCGAAGGCCGAGGCCCTTAGGGCTCTGGGCATAGACGCGAGTGGGAAGATAGTAATTTCCTGGGCAAGGCGCATTACTCGGTATAAGAGACCCCACTTCGCCCTCCAGCTCATACAAGACTTGGACAGAGACGTCGTGTTTATCTTGGGGGGCAGGGCGCACCCCGCCGATCACTACGGCATAGAGATAATGGCGAAGTTCAGAGAAGTTGAGCGCAGTGCAGAAAACGTGTACTACTTCCCCGACTTGACTCCTGAGGTGACGAAGCGGATTATATGGGTCTCGGACCTCTGGCTCTTCACGCCCTTCAGCGGGTGGGAGGCCAGCGGCACTTCGTTTATGAAAGCCGGCATCAACGGCGTGCCCTCAATCGCCTCCCGCGACGGCGCCGTAACTGAGTTAGTTAAGGACGGCCACAACGGCTGGCTCTTCGGCGAGGATAGAGATCGGTTGCTACCTCTAGAAACTCCTGAAATCGATGAACGCGAGTATAGGGAGTTTAGACACAAGGTGGAGGAGGCGCTAAACGCGTACACGAGCGGCCGGTACTGGGAAGTGGCGTACAACGCCTACAGAACTTTCAGAGGATTCTTCTCAATGGATCGCTTGTTCAGGGATTTGGGTTATATCTAGGCCTCATCCCCCTGAGGACTTGGCTGTACGATACTATAATTATTGAGAAAAACGTCTGTGAAACTCTTGGGGCTACCTCGATTAGTGCTTCACCGCAACTGATCGGTTATATAGCTTTATAGAGGGGGCTTGGTACTTACGTGGATGAGGTGGTTGTGGTTAGGCCTGGCGAGTTTACCATTAAGAGGGGGGCCACCAGAGCGGAGATGGAAAAACTATTGCTAAAAGCGGCTAGAGAAGCCGCAGAGGAGTGCGGCGGGGCCAAATTCGAGAAGGAGCCCGGTAGGATCTATGCGCGTGGCGACACCCAGTGTCTAAAGAAGGCACTAGCGAGAGTCTTCGGCGTGAAGTCGGTTAGTCCGGCCTATGTCATGAAATTTGAGGGTGTTGCAGACATCGCCAGGGAGGCGGCGAGGCTATGGGTGGGTCTGGCGGCTGGGAGGAGGTTCGCGGTGAGGGTGCACAGGGTGGGGAACCACCCCTTTACTTCTAGAGACGTGGCGGCGGCGGTGGGCTCCGCCTTGGTGGCCGCCGGCGCGAGGGTCGATCTTGAAAACCCAGAGGTGGAGTTTTTTGTAGAGGTGAGGGGGGACAGGGCCTATTTCTACACTGAGGTGGTGGAGGGTCCGGGCGGGCTTCCCTTGGGATCTGAGGGCAAGGTGCTGGCCTTAGTGTCGGGAGGTATAGACTCGCCGGTAGCGGCCTGGTTGTTAATGAGGAGGGGGGCTCATGTTGATGTTCTCCACTGCAACCTGGGGGGCACAGTGGCGCTCAGGCATACGCTCGAGGTGATCAAAAGACTTCTGGCGTGGTCGTACGGCTACAACGCCCGTGTGATAATAGGTGACTGTAGCCCTGTGGCAAAGGCGTTGCGTAGTGGAGTGAGAGAGGAGTTGTGGAATATCGCTTTCAAAAGGGCTCTCTACCGCATAGGCGCTGAGGTTGCAAAAACTGTACGTGCCGCCGCCCTGGTCACCGGGGAATCCCTTGGCCAAGTCTCGTCACAGACGTTGCAGGCCTTGGCCGCTGCCGAGATGGGAGTGGGGATACCCATACTCCGGCCGTTGATAGGCATGGACAAAGATGAGATAACTAAACTGGCGCAGAGGATAGGGACTTACGAAATCTCCGCAAAAACGCCTGAATACTGCGCGGTTTTCAGCAGAAGGCCTAAGAAGTGGGCTACAAGAGAGGAGATAGAGGAGATAGACTTTGCACTGCACGATGCGGTGGCTGAGGTGGCGAGCAACGTGAAGGTGGTGAGGAAGTGGCAACTCGCCGAATTTATCAAAACCCTATCACCGCCGGAGGACATTGAAGTGGAGACACCGCCGGAGGGGGCCGTGGTGGTTGACCTGAGAGATGAGGAATCGTACAGAAAATGGCACCTCCCAGGCGCGGTTAGGGCCGATTTCGACGAGGTGCTCTCGCTGGTGGATAAGCTAGGCAGGGATAAGACCTACGTCTTCTACTGCTACAGCGGAGGCCTCAGTCTCGACGTCGCAGAAAGTTTGCGCAAGCTTGGCATTAAGGCATACTCGCTGAGGCTCCGTCGCGGCACCTAGGGACACATCACCGTGTCCGGGCCGTATACGCCTCTTAGGAGACCCCCTCTCTAGGGGAGGTGGGCACGGCGCCGTAAAAGAAGTCAGCTACCCCTGGACCGAGCATCTAGCTCACGGGCATGATTCTCATCACATCTCATATTTACTATATGTGCTATATTTTAACTCCATAACAGTCTTGACAATTCGGCGTATTAGAAATATCGAGTTAGGCCGTAGGCCCCTGGTATCGTGTATGCCTTAAAACCTTTTCGCCTTAAGTACATGGCGAGTCTTTCGGAGTAGCCGTAGACTGTGTACACTAGCCTAGGTGAGGTTTTTGCTACGAAGTCTATTAAGGATGGGAAGTCGCTGTGATCGCTTAGAGGGAGGCCGTGGACGCCTCTTGCCCTGGCCTCCGCCTCGAGTCTGGGGTCTACGTACCACCCGCTTACCTCTATTCTGTGGTATCCGGATGGTGCGGCTCTTAGATTCGGCACTATCACAATCTCGCCGCTCTTTCCCGTCTGTATGCCCAGTGCCTCATTGTACTTGGCTACTGTGCGGTGGGCGCCGACCCTTCTCCCAAATAGCTTGGCCACCTCCTGGGCCTTGCCTAGGGGGTATGCAGAGATTGCCACACCGCCGTCTGACGCATATTTCTCCACCGCTTCTATAAGCCTGTCGTAGATCTCTGCCCTGTTGGGGAAAACATATGCTGGGTCGCCGTAAGTGGCCTCCATCACTAACACGTCTGGTCTCTCCACAGGCTCAGCCCCATCTGTGAGTATGGAGCCGGAGGTGTTGAAATCTCCTGTGAACAACACCTGGAGGCCTTCCACCTCGACTAGGTACATCACGCTCCCCAGTATGTGCCCCGCGTCGAAAGCCGCTATCTGGACCTCGTTTAGCTCTAGGACGTCGCCGGGCGAGACGACTATTCTTCTAGGATGTGGGCGCCCGTACCTCACAGCCATGGCGGCGAAGGTCTCTTTTGTGGCTACTGCTGGGTATCTATAGGCATGTAGGGAGACGTGGTCACTGTGTCCGTGTGTTATTAAAACAAAGTCCACAAGTCCTTTAATAGGTCCGGCGGGATCAACCACGAACCTAACGGCGCGCCCCTCGACGTAGATGCCTCTGTCGTAGTAGATTCTCACCTTGAAGACGAACACGTGGCTTTTTATAGAATCCAGCACGAAGAGCGTTTTTAAACTCTCATCCCTCTAGCGCTGTGATGCGGTGTCCCTTTGCCGAATTGTGACGAGTTACGCCACAGGCTGAACCTCTTAAGCACAGCTGATCCAGCGGAAGACTTGCCGCGTAGCCTCACTCAAAGAAGTCAAGCAACGATTTTTCGCTCCTACCTGCTCTCAAGTCCCCTTCTTTCACCCCTATGACTTCTGCAATTCTCAGAGCAGCTGGTATCACCTGCTTCTCTATGTAGTAGTCAATGTCTATTTTCGCCAAGTCGTCTACCAGAATGTAGGGAAGCGACCTCTCGGATACTTTCTCGCCTCCCTTAACGATGACGTAGCCGATGGTGGTCCCCCTCCCCACCTTGTACCCCTTCTTCTTCAATATGAGCGCCGCCCGCACATGCGGGGGATGGGCCTTGTATTCGCCTAGTTCCTTGTCAAGTGTTTTCCAGATTATGAGGTCGTCTAGGTCGAACTTTCCGCTTTTCAGCCTCTCGATAACATCCTTTACGTACTTAATTACTCTCTGCCTTGCCTCAGAGAGGTCCCGCGCCTTGAGTATAAGCTCGATTACCTTGAGCTGGACCTCCTTGGCCAGCTCGCTCCAATCCCCTCTCACCACTTCGAATCCCACGATGTCTATTCTCCCATCTCTGAGAAGGCCGGCGTACCTCTTCTTGGCCTCGGTAAATAGGACCTTCTCGTAGTCCTTATCCGCCTTGATCTCTATTCCGTACTTCTCATCTACGTACCTCGCAAGTTTCTCCAGATCGCCGCCCTTCTTCACAAAGAGGCTGTCAGTGTCGCCGTATATCACCATGATCCCCAGCCGCCTCGCGTAGCCGATCACGTCTTTTAGTATGGCCCTGGCAAAGGCGGTGACTGACTCGGCTACTTCTTTCTTGTACCACCTCGCGCCGACCCACCCCGTGTAGCCATACATGGCGTTTGCCATAATCTTCAACGCCTTCTGCCTCTCATCGAGTATTCTGTACTCCGAGGTTTCTGGCTGGTACTTCTTCATCTCCTCCCTCACCGCCCTCCGGAGCGTCACAAGCCGTCTCAACACTTGTGGTATAAAGCCGGGGGGCTCCTTCCTAAACCTATGCCCCACCTCCGGCGCCACGTATACGCCCTCCGGCGGATCAGGCTCGCCGGGCTCTAGGTAGGTGTCCGGAGAGAGGTTGTACCGCATCATGACGTTGGGGTACATCGAGGAGAAGTCAAGGACGAGTACATCGCCGTAGAGGCCGGGCTTGGGCTCCAGCACGATTGCGCCTTTGTACGGCTCGTACTCCCGCTCCTCGCGGTTTGGCGCCACCTCGCCCAGCCCGTAGGCGTATCTGAGGAGCATCCACTCAACCCTGTTCCCAACGCTCGCCGCCGCTACTTGGTCAAGCGGGAGGCCGGAAACGGAGGAGAGCTGTATGAGAAACGGCAACAGCTTCTCGGAAAGGCCGTATGTGGACCTCACGTCGTCTATTACGTACTGCCGGAGCAGCGGCCTCTTGGAGGGGTCCCGCCAGTACTCGTATATCTTGTGCCCCGGTATTAAGACCCTTTCATCCCGCCGCATTACGCCGAAGTACTCCGCCACCCTGTCCAAAGTCTTCAGCTTAATTTCGGGGAACTCGTCGACGATGTTATAGAGGTCGACGTTGGCCCTCCCCAGCACCGACCAGTGGCCGTAGACGCTCTGCTGAGGCGCGCCGCCAAGCCTATCTACTCTCAGCGGTACGCCGACAGCCTTGGCGCGCTCCGCGAGGTAGGGCCAGTCAAAGTTGTTCGAGTTGTAGCCGACAACGACATCGGGGTCGAAAGACCTCACGTACTCCACAAACGAGCGGAGCACTCCTCTGTCATCCCTGCCAGAGGCCTCGAAAACCTCAAGCCGGCCGTCGCTGGACTGCACAGCGATCATGACGATGGGATCCCTCGCCGGGTCGGGGGTCCCCCGCTCGTTGTAAACCTCTATGTCAAACGCCAAGACCCGGAGAGGTGGGGGAAACCCCTCAACGGCGCCGCCCCACTTCACCACCCTGTACACCGGAAGAAACCCCAGCTTCTCATCTGCCACTTCCACCTCGGCGACGTTCCAGCTACAAGGGACAACCCCCATGTCTATCATATACCTCATGTAGAACCGTATGTCGGCCTCGTACACCCCCCGCACCCCCGGAATTGTAAAGGCGACCTCCCTCAGCCTTCTGACATCCTCCGGGATCTTGGCCACTACTTTCAAAAACTGCCGCGGCCGACCCAGAAATCGCCTCTCAACCAATTCCACACCCTCCACTGGGGCCGTCCTGCCGAGGTGCGTCTTCACGGCATGAGGATCACAACCGGCACAATCTACGTAGAAATACGGCCTAAAAGACCTATCCGCGAGGACCACCCTCTCGCCCCCCTCTGCTATGCCGAAAACTCTCACCTCGGGCACACCGCCTACTACGCTGTAAGTGACGTCAAGAGGCCAAACCCGGATCTCCACAACACCACAGAATACTTATATATTAACGTTTACAAGTAGAAGAGAATGGAGAGCCTTGAGAAGTGCTTGGCACAGATCCCAAGAAGGCCGGGGACGGTGCATGCCCACATAATTGAGTGGCTACTCCAGAGGATTAAGGAGCTATGAAGCTCTACGTGGCGCTGGCCGTAATATCGGCTGTGTACACTGTAGCCCTTACCCTAGGCACTACCTCAGACCCGTATCAATTGGCTTGGAACGGGGTCGCAGGCGCACTCTTCTCGCTGGCCTTAGTGATTTCCGTGGTGCCGCTTGCCGGGCCGCTACTCTACGACATCGCTGTACAGATTGTAGCCGCTACGCTCAACCCACGCATATCCCCAAGCCCCCTCATTGACATACTGAAAATCGCCTCCTGGGTGGTAAATATACTATTCACTATTGCGCTGGCGCTTTACCTAGCACAATGGAAGAGGCCAATAGCGAGAAGGATAATAAGAGCCCTACTCTTTTAGCCGCTGTATAGGCAATTTACAAACAGCCCTAGGTGGTACTGCTCAGCTTTCGCGACTGTTATAACCTAGCCAATTGATTATAGTTTTTCGCCAAAACAGAGACAAAGATTCTTAGCCGGCCCGATTTCTCGACAAAGCTAGGCCTAAGTTAGCGTTTGCATGGAACGGCGTAGTAGGAATATGCGAAAATAGTGTATAGAGCCCCGGCCGGGATTCGAACCCGGGACCTCCCGCTTACAAGGCTTTCGCGGGGCTTTGCCCCTGGGCGCTCCGACCGGGCTGAGCTACCGGGGCTGGCGCCTCTACATATCGCCAAGGTTTAAAAACATTTCCGCGCAACATTATGTACCCCAGCGCTCTACGCGGATACTAGTCGCCGCGCCTTGTACTAAGCCCCTCCTATTATAGACCTAAATTGTCGCCATGTTGCTGATCACAACTGAGCCTAATGTGCGGATGGGAGGTTGTAAAAAGCTATTCTGTTTTCTTTAATTGTTCAAACGTGTATATAGACATATCTTCTGGGACTTTTGTGAGAGGACCAGTCCTTGCAGTGATTATTACCTTGACACCCTTCTTAGCTGCTAGGTCGACGATTCTCTGCGTTGTTATGCCGTCTAGGATTATTGCATAGATAGAATCGCCACTAGTGGCGAGGAAGTCTGGTAACTCCCTCACAGGCAGTCTCTTTACAAGTGTCCAGTTCTGGTCGTATATCTCCGCCTCTAAAGTGCCCAACATTTCTTCTATCTTCTTCTCTAGGTCGAAGGGGGCTTGAATGGGGCGCTGAGGCGCCGGCTGCTCCTGCTGTGGCTGCTGGGCAGGCTGGGGCGGGGCCTCCGCCCTCTCGCCAGACGCCTTCTGCTGGGCCAGCCACTCCTCTAGGCTGATCTTATTCCTCAGCGCCTTTGCTATTTCCTTAGCCGTGAGCTGTTCCA from Pyrobaculum arsenaticum DSM 13514 includes:
- a CDS encoding DNA-directed DNA polymerase, translated to MEIRVWPLDVTYSVVGGVPEVRVFGIAEGGERVVLADRSFRPYFYVDCAGCDPHAVKTHLGRTAPVEGVELVERRFLGRPRQFLKVVAKIPEDVRRLREVAFTIPGVRGVYEADIRFYMRYMIDMGVVPCSWNVAEVEVADEKLGFLPVYRVVKWGGAVEGFPPPLRVLAFDIEVYNERGTPDPARDPIVMIAVQSSDGRLEVFEASGRDDRGVLRSFVEYVRSFDPDVVVGYNSNNFDWPYLAERAKAVGVPLRVDRLGGAPQQSVYGHWSVLGRANVDLYNIVDEFPEIKLKTLDRVAEYFGVMRRDERVLIPGHKIYEYWRDPSKRPLLRQYVIDDVRSTYGLSEKLLPFLIQLSSVSGLPLDQVAAASVGNRVEWMLLRYAYGLGEVAPNREEREYEPYKGAIVLEPKPGLYGDVLVLDFSSMYPNVMMRYNLSPDTYLEPGEPDPPEGVYVAPEVGHRFRKEPPGFIPQVLRRLVTLRRAVREEMKKYQPETSEYRILDERQKALKIMANAMYGYTGWVGARWYKKEVAESVTAFARAILKDVIGYARRLGIMVIYGDTDSLFVKKGGDLEKLARYVDEKYGIEIKADKDYEKVLFTEAKKRYAGLLRDGRIDIVGFEVVRGDWSELAKEVQLKVIELILKARDLSEARQRVIKYVKDVIERLKSGKFDLDDLIIWKTLDKELGEYKAHPPHVRAALILKKKGYKVGRGTTIGYVIVKGGEKVSERSLPYILVDDLAKIDIDYYIEKQVIPAALRIAEVIGVKEGDLRAGRSEKSLLDFFE